Genomic DNA from Brassica rapa cultivar Chiifu-401-42 chromosome A04, CAAS_Brap_v3.01, whole genome shotgun sequence:
CTGTGTCCATATCAAGCTTTGTAATGTCAAATTCTATAATGGAATGGGATATGATGTTAGGTTCAGCCGGCTTATCCTACTTATCACTGAGTATTTTCTCTGATGTATATGAGATTCACATAGTCTTTTCAGACAATGTTGGAAATAGAGCTGTTTGTTTGCTGGACTATTTAGCTAGTTCTAGCTTTTCTTGGGGCTTTGCAGCCTCGTCTCAAACCCATTAGCTTGGGTGTATCAACGTCGTTTACGTGCTTGTTGGAGCTTTTGTTCCTTTAGGGATACAAGTGAAGATTATTCAAGGACCTCTTCACATTGAGCAAGTCTCTCCTGCCAACATTCCTATCTTATGTTTTAGTGTACTATCTTTGTTGTTCAGCTTACCGTTGAGATTAATTCTGATTTTTATCGTCTTACCGTCAAGCATGGCTCTGGTTGTAACCATTTAAACATTTGAGTTTTAATATATTCCATTGACAAAAAAAGAGCATCCCAATAGAAAGTTCTAGGTTATAGGTTCTAAAagtacatataatatatatattacatttacatccattaaaaatatcttttatatataagcCAAGTCTAATAAGTATTGACTGGAAACAATTAAGAAGTTAATATATTCTCCTTGATAAGTCATGTTTTTTCCACTACATCCAAAAACGTAAAGTTTGATGAAACCAAGTGCAAAGCCTTGAAAGAAATCGTATTTTAAATGGCCAGCAAACTGCCAGAAGATTGTGGAGGCAATGAATATATATTGCAAGTCTAAGAAAGAGCTTATGCGTTTGGTATCGATCCTTGATGAGAAGTGCAAGTGCCCCTCCTACGTGAAGGACGCACGTAAGGTTTATCATTGCTCCCAGATAATAGCAACGAGAAATGATAGCTATGCTTTTAATCTCCTTAAAATTTCATTTCATGTTATTgtcgttgttgttgtttctACTCTGCTTATAGTATTCCCCTTCAATAATTAAAGTAGTACAACatttcaatttatattttaatatgatatcTCTTATTGattaaaatgaaacatagaTTACATGAGTGGAAAAggggaaaatgaaaaaaaccaaaaataaaataaagaaaatgaacCATAAATATGTGTGTTATCGAAAATTTGTGGAAGagaatgaaaaattattgaatcaTGTTTCACTGAATCTAACCGTCacaaaaatattcatataaaagcCGTCTATATGGGAGATTGGATTATAAGAGGACCATGAATCGGGGCTTTGTTGTCCTTGAAAGCTACACCATGACTTGTAACCACCTCAAAGTCCACAGATTCACCAAATCCATCATTATCCATAAGCTGCCTTCTCAACTCAACACAACCACAGTAATCTACTAAGTACTTAGTTGCGTCTTTGAAGTATTTGTAAAGCATAGAACTTACACCTCCCCCTGAAAATTTCAAACAATAAACGGTCTCAAGATTAGACAAATGTCGGTTTTgagataaaactaaaaaaagccATAATGTTTTTGCTTACAGTGGGTGACTAGCAACAAATTCTCTGAAGGATACTTCTCTGCAAGAATCTTCAATGTATTAACATATCTTTCTTTAAAGGCTTCCACAGATTCTCCCCACTGTGGAAACTAGACACAACCAGCATAGAATCGTGGAAAATATAGTCAAAGAAATGAAGAAGAGATTAAGTAGGAATCTTCTATAAGAATGTTGTAGCTAGAGAGAGTACCTCTTTATAAGCCATTTCCACATTGTGATCAAATGTTCCCTCAGGAAACATAGCTTCAAGATCTGAAAACTTGAAATCAAACTTCCCATCTTTGGGAACAACGTCACTCTTAATAGCCATTGTGTTCAGTGTCTCGCACAATCCAAATTCGATAGCCACCTGAAGCACAATAGACAAGGCATAAAGCATCCCTAATGCTTCAATAAAAATGATCAACAGACTTTTTGAAGTTTCAGCTTACAAAATTAGTAAATTTATCATacaattcaatatatatatatacgtactTTGTGAATTAATACGATCTATCACAACTCAGATATACGTACTTTGTAGGTATATATTCACAGACACACACTATTAGGCTTTCACCAACATTAGTAAAAAAGTAATTATGATATTGATACATCACTAACAttagtaaaaagtaaaaaactaCTAAGTCTACTATATTACACTCTAAAGAATTAGTGTTATTGTCTAACCTTGAGCTTAGAGATATCGATGGAAGGCATAGCGTTGTCACCGAGATCGTCGGCTGAGAGAGCGGCGACGACTTCGGCAGCGGTCTGGATGCAGCGGAGGAAAGGAGAAACAAAGACACGGTGAATCGGAAACCCAATCTGAGATCGGATTCTTTGACCGGTTTGAAAGGCTCGAACCTTACCATCGTGTACGAGCGGAGGATCCCACGGTCTCTCAGCGGTTGAAACCCATATTGGCTCACAATGGTCGAGCCGGTCACCGTGGCGCATCACGATGATGTTTTGGTGGGCATTCATGTTTGATTTAGCAGACTCCATCAATGCTCTTTTTCTGTGTGGTCTTTGCTACTAGACATGGGAGAGGTATATTTATACACATGCAAGTGacctttttttttggtgtaataaAGTTATAACGAAAGTGGTGTCTTTATGTGGAATAAAATTCTACATAAAGGAAATTGCGTGGAAGATCATTAGATTCTTGTTTTTACATGACTCACTGAAATTACTAAGAAACTTGCATCTACATGAATCCAAAATTAGTAGAAACCACCAAGAATTAAccagttaaaataaaataaataaatcgtTAACTGAACTGCATTAAACGCTTATAGCATTAAACATGGAAGGAGTAGTACAATCTAAAGGACATTAATCTTTAACTACGTGCGAATGTAGTCTCTTTTATGTGAAAACTAGGGTCGGTGTCCGCGCTAGCGCGGATTACATGTTTAATAAAAGTCAGCTCAATTTAAATTTGGAGTTTTGAAGTTTCTGAAAGGGTaagttaaattttgtttattttataatgcAAAGATGTTGGAAGCGgtgatcatttaaaaaaaaaaaaatagtaagtttgaataataaattgttttgaGGAATTTAATATTCGTAAGAGAAAATAGTATTTGTGTGTGCCTATTTAATTGACGTAGGAAGTGGTAACGTAAGTGTTTTAAAAGTTGACTGGTGTCGTTTGCTATGAGGCTTAGGATAGCAGTTTATTCTTCTTTTCGAAGCATTGTATGATATCAATATCGTTGTCAAAGTAGAAGTGCGATCCAGGTGTggttgtgagtgatagtttTCCTGAGAAAGTCAAATATTTGTAAGCATCTAGTTTGTCGtaaactttatgtttagtttattaccttcatgtaatcgtggaatgatacttgtgatgattacgatTTGGTTCTTCCTGGTAGATATGTGATTTAACTCTCTGAAATTAGATGCCTCCTTGTCCCATAAAGTTAGACGTACCAATTTcgaactaaaaataattatagtattatattttgtttagttgTAAAGTTAGTACCTGTCTAAACGCAATCCAATGATGATTTTTGAATCTGTGTAGTGGTTATATAAATCACTTCCTTGGATGAGGCATATGCGGCCAACAACAtctggtttttggtttttttttacctgTGAGGAAGTTGGTTGCACTTGCTAACCTGATCAACTGAGAGTAGCGTTGGGGCCGGAATATGTATGAAGGAATCAGTGAAATGTTTTCTTGAATCAGTGTAATAATTGTTGTCTCattgatattgattatgtatGGTTGAACGGTAAGCCTGAACGTTGGTTATTGGGAAGAAGATTAAAATATCAAATGTGATAAATTTTCCCTTCCTCGAAGCGTTGGTACATTGTGTCAGACGTAGAAATAGGCACCCTCCCTTCtattttttgttcatgtttAGTGGTTAATAGCCATCATTTAAAATGTAGTtggaataattaaaagtaagtATTTTAAGACAAACCTGGATGTCAAAACAAATGAAAGTTGTTCCTAGGAAagcatttttctttttgtgactTGTGATGGGTCAGATCCTAATGATCCTAACGATTATTGGATGAGGTCCGAGGGTATCGCCCCAATTGTTTTGATCTCCTGTTGCATGTTCTACACAGATAAGAATGAGAATTATTTTGTATTGcccatttttattaatttcatatttttttggaaGTGAACATAGTTatggttttgtttgtttttaaaaattattgacatgtttatttaaaaattaaagtaggcCGGGTCATAATTAGAACTGGTAGTAGTAAATTTGTTGGATGGGTTTGATAGTAGAATTTAgcttttttttagaaatttatagtgGCTGTGTGTGAAATGAGAGGTTGTATTATCTTGGGCGGACTATTTTAAGATTAAAGGAAACTTAGCCGGTTCATATATTGTTAAAGAAAACAGTAGAAATAATAAATTGtctgaaaaaatagaaaattcaaaagaaaatagtttgacagttgaaataagtaattgtccaaagtaaataatatttggTAGGTAACGAAGAAGAATTACAATAAGATAAGACGTAGACGATGTCTACTAGGTTTATTGTGAGTGGTCTTGTAGAGCGGCCACTTTCTATTGCGGGATGAGGCTATTGACTGGGCCGTGAagatttcctttttttaattgCAAGCCCACTTCGTGATGACCTGGCATATTGATTGGTCCTGATTATTTGTGCACATGTGGATAGGCTTAGGAAGCTATGatttagctccttttatatGAGGCATATGCGGCCAACAACAtctggtttttgtttttttttacctgggAGGAAGTTGGTTGCACTTGCTAACCTGATCAACTGAGAGTAGCGTTGGGGCCGGAATATGTATGAAGGAATCGGTGAAATGTTTTCTTGAATCAGTGTAATAATTGTTGTCTCattgatattgattatgtatGGTTGAACGGTAAGCCTGAACGTTGGTTATTGGGAAGAAGATTAAAATATCAAATGTGATAAATTTTCCCTTCCTCGAAGCGTTGGTACATTGTGTCAGACGTAGAAATAGGCACCCTCCCTTCtattttttgttcatgtttAGTGGTTAATAGCCATCATTTAAAATGTAGTtggaataattaaaagtaagtATTTTAAGACAAATCTGGATGTCAAAACAAATGAAAGTTGTTTTTAGGAAagcatttttctttttgtgatttgtgatggGTCAGATCCTAATGATCCTAACGATTATTGGATGAGGTCCGAGGGTATCGCCCCAATTGTTTTGATCTCCTGTTGCATGTTCTACACAGATAAGAATGAGAATTATTTTGTATTGcccatttttattaatttcatattttttggaaGTGAACATAGTTatggttttgtttgtttttaaaaattattgacatgtttatttaaaaattaaagtaggcCGGGTCATAATTAGAACTGGTAGTAGTAAATTTGTTGGATGGGTTTGATAGTagaacttagtttttttttagaaatttatagtgGCTGTATGTGAAATGAGAGGTTGTATTATCTTGGGCGGACTATTTTAAGATTAAAGGAAACTTAGCCGGTTCatatcccactatataaaatGGACTATTTTTAAGCTTCCTAAAGCTAGCCACATGCTCAAAATAATCAGGACCAATCAAATTGCCACGTCACTGCCAGATTAGGCTTCAAATTAAAATCACGATCGGGCTTCCTGTGCGCTAACTCATTCTCTGACtctgtatttttgttttgcgCCATCAGCCGAAGTGAAGCCAAACTCAGATAATTTACTTTCACCTAGCCCAGCCCATTAATCCCATCAATCTGATAATTCACTTTATCCCAACCCAGCCCATTAACCCTAATCTACGTATTGTTGAGACTCAAGCCAAAACGCACACAGCTTTCTCATCCTCTGAATAACCTAATCGCCGTCTCCCCCATTTACCTTTCTCTCATGACGACCCATCTCGAAGCCCAttcccgagccactctctcataagcataatcccgtgttctaaacatcccgtgttaaattttttaaaacactcatatcttagaaatagtttagaaaatatctttatataaatgtttttttcttgaataatatttaattataattttttgtatctttttaacttttataataaaattattgttttcagatagctacaaaatataaataagaattatcttattttaaatttttttgataattttattatattattttaaaatcatttatttaatattaatataacatataaattttatatgattaaaataaaattcgtttttaattatatataaaattcattaagggtattcttttaattaacacattagcgaatcagttagaaattaataataaatcaataacctatctaaaagtctaaaacctaacaaaatatgacaaataagaaaaactaactaaattttaatataaaatagaaatttaatattactaataaaaaattcatttttaatatatatataatattaattaagggtatttttaaattaataaattagtgacttagctaaaaataaataataaaacagtaagaaataataaattgtctgaaaaaatagaaaattcaaaagaaaatagtttGACAGTTGAAATAAGTAATTGTCTAAAGTAAATAGTATTTGGTAGGTAACGAAGAAGAATTACAATAAGATAAGACGTAGACGATGTCTGCTAGGTTTATTGTGAGTGGTCTTGTAGAGCGGCCACTTTCTATTGCGGGATGAGGCTATTGACTGGGCCGTgaagatttcatttttttaattgcaaGCCCACTTCGTGATGACCTGGCATATTGATTGGTCCTGATTATTTGTGCACATGTGGATAGGCTTAGGAAGCTATGatttagctccttttatatagtaggattcaCAAACGAAATTGCGAGGAAGATCATTacatgaaaatgattttttctttCACATGGcccattaaattttttttaaaaaaaaaattttaacgGCAATTACTGCGAAATTCAGATTTATATGATCCACCATTTTTCAAAAACCACCAAGAATCAACATCAAATAATCTATGCTTGGGCCTAGCTTGAAATAATCGGCCCAGTAGTTTTCCTAATCAAAATAAAACTGTATAGGCCCATGTACGTGACGTAACATAAACATTTGGACATTAACTGGGTCCACATAAGACGGAAGTCAGACCAATCTAGAATCTCTTGCAGGACACTGAACTGAAAGATACGATCTTCCCTTCTTTTGTtctaatgttaaaaaaatatcaaccgACGTCGAATGCTTCGCGTAGCAGATAACGCCAAGGGTCAATTCCGTAAATCCCGACAACAGACTTTCCGACAAGCAGCTTctttaatctctctctctctctctgttgcaAGATAGTTTGCATTCTCACTCTTTGTCTGAACAAAACACAACTTTAATGTTAGATCTGTCTTTTACGTCGCTACGAAGTCTTCTTTCCTTCCTCCACATACCTTACCACAACCCCAATAAAGCCCTAAACAACACtccttcttccttcttctcccACTCGAGATCTCAAAATCAAATGGCGTCTCCGAGTTCATACACCAAGCATCCTTCTCCTCCGCGAAGCACCACCGCCGCCGCTACGCCGCCGTCTGCCTCCCCAACCGGTGGAGGATTCTTCTCTAAGCCTATCCTACTCGGTATGTTCCTCCTCGCCTTGCCATTGTTCCCTTCTCAGGCTCCCGACTTCGTCGGAGAGACGGTTCTCACCAAGCTCTGGGAGCTGATTCACCTCCTCTTCGTCGGCATTGCCGTCGCTTACGGTTTGTTCAGCCGTAGGAACGTCGGAGAATCAAACGTTGAGTCGAGGATGAGTTGTGTAGATGAGTCTTCCTTGTCTTACGTGTCTGGAATCCTCCAGGCTTCCTCTGTTTTcgacgaggaggaggaagaggagacgAATAAGTCTGAGTACGGTGAGATCAATCAAGTGCAAGCCTGGAACTCGCGGTATTTGCAAGGGAGGTCTAAGGTTGTTGTGGTTGCGAGACCAGCTTATGGTCTTGATGGTCACGTTGTGCACCAGTCGCTAGGCTTGCCGGTTAGGAGTTTAAGGTCGGCTCttgaggaggagaaggagaaagCTGAGGAGGAGTCATTGGCTGATAATGATGATGAGGTCGTGGCTGAGATGATGGCAATGGGAGACGATGAAACCCAGTTTACGACCCGGTCtagtgtttcttcttcttcatcacggACTAGCTTTGAGTCCAATGATCAGAAGAACAGATTCTCGCCTTCTCGTTCTCTCTCTGGGGAGTCTTTAAACTCTAATGTGGAGGAAAAGAGTCTTCAAGGGTCATCACGGTGTAGTTCGCCATCATTGCCACCGTCTCCATCGCCAGAGATAGTGACCGATGAGACTCACAGGCGTGTGTTACACTCTAGGCATTATAGTGATGGTTCTTTGTTAGAGGAAGGTGTGAGGAGAGAGTTTGAAGATGAACTAGAGGGACCAAGATCTAAATCACTTAAACTGCTGAGTGATGAAAGTTCCTGGAAAGGGAAGAGCAAGTCTCGCAGATCTTATCCTCCTGATCTAACCTTATCACCACCCGTTGATGGTGCTGATCGTTCCACTACTAGAAGACGGTATCTTCAGCAGAAGAGTGATAGCCATTTGTTTGAGAAAGGGTTAGAGTCTGACCATAACAAGATGAATGTCAAGAAGGCACGGAGCCACGACTCTTTGGAGTTCAAACCAAGGAATGATAAAGCTTCAAGGCATTCTTCACGAGGTGGCAGTGATACTTTGGTGGTGAAAGACAACAAAAGAAACTCCGAGGATGATGATGACTCTGAGGATTATGATCTTCCTGGTGAGAACAAGGAAGTGATACCAAACAGTCCAAGATGTTGTGAACCACAATCTTGGAGAGGTTCTAGTAAAGTTTCATCAATAGGAAAGTCAGTGAGGACCATAAGATCTGATTCATCTGATGATAGGGCAGAGAGACATGGAAGAACAAAACCAAGAAGACAATGGCAACAAGAACTAGCAATAATACTACACCAAGAGAAGCATTCAGAAACTCTCACTACATCAGAGccagaagatgatgatgatgatgatgttatGGAAGAGAGTGAGGCAGAGCAACCTGATGTTACcttggaggaggaagaggaagaagttgCTGCTGTTTGGGAAAGCCAGAGCAATGCAAGCAATGAGCATTATGAAGTTGATAGAAAAGCTGATGAGTTCATAGCAAAGTTCAGAGAACAGATTAGGTTGCAGAAACTTCATTCCGGTGAGCAACGTAGAGGAGGTGGCACTGGCCTTATCAGAAACAGACACTTCAGATGATACTACACTACACTCACCATTGCTTCATTTTTACTTGTATTAttgtaataatttatttatctgCATTTGTTGATGAGAATCTTGTTGAATCATCACTCTCTTTGTTTGAGGTTTATACTgttgaataaatttttattttttttattaatgaataAATGCTCTGGGAGTGTCTTTGCCTAATGACCAGAAAAAAAATTCGGGGAGTGAATtgtaataaactaaaaatagagGGGGCTAAAGAGAAATTATCCATGAAAGGAAACGCAGGAGAGAAGTTAGGATAACATTGGATGTTGCAGGAATCCACCGGAGGGAGAAAGAAAGCTATGCTGACGATTCTATCAAACCCTCTCTCTCCGAAGCTGACGTTTCTATGTGAGTTCTTGTCTCTATCTTCCAGCTTAGCAAGCAGTAAAGTAACTTTAAGCTTGTGAGTTCTTTCTTGTAGGTGAAAGCCTCGGGATCTTGAAATGTCGGAGTAAAAGCACGACGTGTTGTTCACTGAGTCAAGAACCAAAGTACCAAAGGTAAATTACTTTTGGTCTGTTCTTTGGTTGTGCCATTGTTGATGACGATAAGGTTTTTAAAGTTGCAGCTTGAGTAGGAGGAATGTTGTTTACGTTTTGGTTTCTTCACCGTGTTTGCTTTTAACGTTACCATCGTCTGCCAAGACTAAATCTAAGAGCCCTTATGACGAGAGAAGGTTACTAGAACAGAACAAGAGGATACAGAGAGAGAACAATGCTCCTGATGAGTTTCCCAACTTTGTTAGAGAAGGTTTAAACGCTTCTTCTCATTACATCTCTAAACAAAACTATTTTCTCATTTTGAGTTAATATTCTTACTGAATATAATACTTATTATTGTGTTTGCTGGTGATAGTGCAGGTTTTGAGGTTAAGGTAGTAGCTTCAGATAATTACGTAAAAGCTGATTCAGGCCTTATATATCGAGATTTCGATGTTGGTCAAGGTGATTGTCCTAAAGATGGTCAGCAGGTACATTATCCCATCCTAGACTCAAATCACAAAAAGGGACTAGAGTTTTGGTTATGATACTATTATGCTGTTTGTTTGATAGGTGACTTTTCATTATATTGGATATAATGAGTCCGGAAGACGAATAGACAGTACTTACATTCAAGGCTCACCTGCTAAGATCCGTATGGGAACCAATGCACTTGTTCCAGGCAAGCTACAAGACATGTCCTGTAATGTGTATGATGTTAAAATGAAGAATCTTCTCTGAAAGTTGAAGATTGGTTTATCTAATGATGCAGGATTTGAAATGGGCATTCGTGACATGAAACCTGGTGGACGAAGAAGGATCATCATCCCTCCAGAACTGGGACCTCCGGTTAGTTCCTACTTCTTATACTTTACACCGTTCTTCTTGACTGTCAATGCTAGACGGTGGTTAGACGCTATATAGAGGAAGAggatttaactatttttttgttaaatggaAGTCTTAGCTTGAGCCTGCTCGTTTAGGACATATGTTAATTGATGTAGATAAATCTTTTACATGTCTTTATCTATAAGATTGATCATATTTTTGACTAATAAAATGTTGCTGTCTACATCATTTGGATGTAACCAGGTGGGACCTTCGACCTTCTTCAGCTCGAAGCAATTTGAAGTTTTTGACGTGGAGCTGGTTAGTATCCAGAACTGTGAGAGGAGGACAATAGTAGGATTCTACTCGGATGTCACTTGCAGTTAACTTATTGAGTAATGCAGCTTCATTGAATCTCTGTACTCTTGGTTATTCTCCCAAACTCTAAAActgcaaaaagaaagaaagaaacaaacagacaatatacatttttttttcttctgcttAGACTTTGATTATGTATAGTCTTGGCATTTTCATAAGCATAGTTATATTTTGgtctttgaccaaaaaaaaaaaaaaaagggttataTTTTGGTCTTTTAAGCGTTTTGGGCTCGTCAAGCCAAAGCCCATTGATTCTTCAGGCCCAGCTTTATTCCTATCTTCTTTTCATTTCCttgttttatatcttttaacCCTAACTTTTGGCACTCTTTAAGATTCACCCCCAAACAATTAATTAACGCTACAAAGATACATTGTAATTCGAAACGGTAGATGTTCAATGCTCCTcacattttgatttttgaaaactTCCAATTTTGTGATTTCAAATAAAGATCAGGTGGAAACTGTTATTATTTGTGTTGACAAAAAACTGTATTATTTGTAAAACAGACAGCAAAATAGTTTGAAAGGGTAAACTAGTAATTGTTGCAACGAGACTCAGACGACACTAAACCTTTAGTATAAGCCAGAAGGTTCGACATTCTTCTATTCCCATAAACCCTAAAGTCTTATCTCGCCGTcttctcctctctttttttgCAAAAAACAGAGTTGCGAGTCATCGGAAAATCGTCGTTAAAGCCATCTAAACATGTCGTCGCTACGTAATGCCGTTCCACGGCCAGCTCACAAGGAACGATCTCAACCGTAAGCTTtgctcttttctttcttcttctttcgttCGTTTCCTCTGTTTCTCTGCTTAAAGTATCGATTTTTAATAAACGTATCAGGCAAGCGAGGAAGAAGTTTGGTCTCCTCGAGAAGCACAAGGACTATGTCATCCGAGCTAAGGCTTACCACCAAAAGGAAGACATTAAAAAGGTACAATCTTTATGCTTATTATAGATATGTTTATTGAAAGCTCGTGCCTTTGACAGTATATGTTCATGAAGTGTTTCAATTTTTATTGttgttcttgattttttttttgtgcagaaACTTAAGCAGAAGGCGGCTTTCAAGAATCCAGATGAGTTCTATTACAAGATGATCAATAGTAAAACAGTTGATGGAGTTCATAGACCAAAGTAGTAACCTTATTTGAAGCCTCTCACATTTTTTTGCTAAGCTCATGGTTTCTCCTACTCTTTTGATTGGTTTCAGGGAAGAGGTAAACAAGTACAGTGCAGAAGAGCTTATGATAATGAAGACCCAAGATATTGGATATGTCTTCCAGAAATGGCAGAGTGAGAAGAACGTAAgtctatctttctctcttcaGTGCAATAGCTTTATGTTTAGACATCAGAAACTCAAGAGTCATAtttatccatttttttttcctcttttgtAGAAAATTGATAAGCTTACTGCATCACTGCAATGTACGGAGGACCAGCCTAGCCGGAGACATGTCTACTTTGCAGAAGACaggtttcttttttcttcactTTGTATGAAGTGTTCTGTTATGCTTAGTAGTAAGTTAGTACCATAGTGTATGCGTTACCTTGTGATCTGtaactcttgttttttttttctttatcagaGAGGAAGCTAGAGAGCTGGAGttacaagctagaagcaaaagtgatgtcACCACAATAGCCATTCCtaaagatattaaaaagtatGCATCTGATCTGAAACATAGAGAGGTAtcaaactagaaagcaatactCAGCATCTTCTTCCATCTCTTGAATCAGGAAAATGGACAGATCATACAGAGACCTCGAGGCAAGGAAGAGCAGGGCAAAAGACTTGGAGAAGCTATACATGGATATGTCAATGCAGAAGGAGCTACAGGTAAATATTATCTATGACTTTATCTTGCTAACATAATGGTGAACATCTCtgactaaaactttttttattgtttagaaAAAGGGTCGCAAACGTAAGCTGCGTGAGGACGAGATACTCAACCCAAATGGCAAACCGGTTTACAAATGGAAAGCAGATCGAAAACgctgaagttaaaaaaaaagctttcaTGGTTGTGTAGTATCTTCTTCACAACATGTTTTTGATCTAAGTTTTACTATATAGTTTCTTCATCTCCAGAACTTGAAATGAGAATTTCTGATGGGACATTGTTGCTAAGCTAATTAGT
This window encodes:
- the LOC103862883 gene encoding uncharacterized protein LOC103862883, with product MESAKSNMNAHQNIIVMRHGDRLDHCEPIWVSTAERPWDPPLVHDGKVRAFQTGQRIRSQIGFPIHRVFVSPFLRCIQTAAEVVAALSADDLGDNAMPSIDISKLKVAIEFGLCETLNTMAIKSDVVPKDGKFDFKFSDLEAMFPEGTFDHNVEMAYKEFPQWGESVEAFKERYVNTLKILAEKYPSENLLLVTHWGGVSSMLYKYFKDATKYLVDYCGCVELRRQLMDNDGFGESVDFEVVTSHGVAFKDNKAPIHGPLIIQSPI
- the LOC103862884 gene encoding uncharacterized protein LOC103862884, which encodes MLDLSFTSLRSLLSFLHIPYHNPNKALNNTPSSFFSHSRSQNQMASPSSYTKHPSPPRSTTAAATPPSASPTGGGFFSKPILLGMFLLALPLFPSQAPDFVGETVLTKLWELIHLLFVGIAVAYGLFSRRNVGESNVESRMSCVDESSLSYVSGILQASSVFDEEEEEETNKSEYGEINQVQAWNSRYLQGRSKVVVVARPAYGLDGHVVHQSLGLPVRSLRSALEEEKEKAEEESLADNDDEVVAEMMAMGDDETQFTTRSSVSSSSSRTSFESNDQKNRFSPSRSLSGESLNSNVEEKSLQGSSRCSSPSLPPSPSPEIVTDETHRRVLHSRHYSDGSLLEEGVRREFEDELEGPRSKSLKLLSDESSWKGKSKSRRSYPPDLTLSPPVDGADRSTTRRRYLQQKSDSHLFEKGLESDHNKMNVKKARSHDSLEFKPRNDKASRHSSRGGSDTLVVKDNKRNSEDDDDSEDYDLPGENKEVIPNSPRCCEPQSWRGSSKVSSIGKSVRTIRSDSSDDRAERHGRTKPRRQWQQELAIILHQEKHSETLTTSEPEDDDDDDVMEESEAEQPDVTLEEEEEEVAAVWESQSNASNEHYEVDRKADEFIAKFREQIRLQKLHSGEQRRGGGTGLIRNRHFR
- the LOC103862885 gene encoding peptidyl-prolyl cis-trans isomerase FKBP20-2, chloroplastic isoform X2 produces the protein MLQESTGGRKKAMLTILSNPLSPKLTFLCESLGILKCRSKSTTCCSLSQEPKYQSLSRRNVVYVLVSSPCLLLTLPSSAKTKSKSPYDERRLLEQNKRIQRENNAPDEFPNFVREGFEVKVVASDNYVKADSGLIYRDFDVGQGDCPKDGQQVTFHYIGYNESGRRIDSTYIQGSPAKIRMGTNALVPGFEMGIRDMKPGGRRRIIIPPELGPPVGPSTFFSSKQFEVFDVELVSIQNCERRTIVGFYSDVTCS
- the LOC103862885 gene encoding peptidyl-prolyl cis-trans isomerase FKBP20-2, chloroplastic isoform X1, with the protein product MLQESTGGRKKAMLTILSNPLSPKLTFLCESLGILKCRSKSTTCCSLSQEPKYQSCSLSRRNVVYVLVSSPCLLLTLPSSAKTKSKSPYDERRLLEQNKRIQRENNAPDEFPNFVREGFEVKVVASDNYVKADSGLIYRDFDVGQGDCPKDGQQVTFHYIGYNESGRRIDSTYIQGSPAKIRMGTNALVPGFEMGIRDMKPGGRRRIIIPPELGPPVGPSTFFSSKQFEVFDVELVSIQNCERRTIVGFYSDVTCS
- the LOC103862887 gene encoding probable U3 small nucleolar RNA-associated protein 11 yields the protein MSSLRNAVPRPAHKERSQPQARKKFGLLEKHKDYVIRAKAYHQKEDIKKKLKQKAAFKNPDEFYYKMINSKTVDGVHRPKEEVNKYSAEELMIMKTQDIGYVFQKWQSEKNKIDKLTASLQCTEDQPSRRHVYFAEDREEARELELQARSKSDVTTIAIPKDIKKKMDRSYRDLEARKSRAKDLEKLYMDMSMQKELQKKGRKRKLREDEILNPNGKPVYKWKADRKR